In the Grimontia kaedaensis genome, one interval contains:
- a CDS encoding polysaccharide biosynthesis protein, whose translation MFTPIQLLLSAQRKNKRIISIIYDLLAVTFSLYFAMALRLDTFNIPFGPEEIACLVITGGVTIFCFVKLGMYRAILRYMMMPAIGNMFIAVVLSSITLALSGFFLQAFIPRSVPFIYSGLAMIMLGAPRIIIRTVYYHYYRRQKPNVFIYGAGSTGRDLAYALIQGDEYHPVVFLDDDPKKSGQIITGVRIHHAEEFARLKSLYQPVKLLLAINNIKKGDRLRLLDKLSTWPIEVQSVPSVEDIAAGKALATEVRDLDIADLLGRQAVEPDFELLGKNITGKNILVTGAGGSIGSELCRQIISQSPAKLVLLELNEYNLYSIHQELTSLAQRQSINLEIVAALGSVQKENRMTKLMVNNAIDTVYHSAAYKHVPLVEDNIIEGIRNNVFGTLHCANAAIEAGVKNFTLISTDKAVRPTNIMGASKRMAELVLQALADKGTSTCFTMVRFGNVLGSSGSVVPLFKKQIREGGPVTVTHPDIIRYFMLIPEAAQLVIQAGAMGHKGQVFVLDMGEPVKIVDLAKRMINLMGMKEFYDGQSDEGDVEIRFTGLRPGEKLFEELLIGENVEGTSHAKIMSASEDKLSWEEMHMLLEKLDVCCHNFDVECIKTILLTAPTGYKPTSLKSKSN comes from the coding sequence ATGTTTACACCAATTCAGTTGCTTCTGAGTGCGCAGCGAAAAAACAAGCGAATTATCAGCATTATATATGACCTCTTAGCCGTTACTTTCTCTTTGTACTTCGCAATGGCTTTACGTCTGGATACATTCAACATTCCCTTTGGCCCAGAGGAAATTGCGTGTCTAGTTATCACAGGTGGTGTCACTATCTTTTGCTTTGTGAAGTTGGGCATGTATCGAGCCATACTTCGCTATATGATGATGCCAGCGATTGGCAATATGTTTATTGCAGTCGTATTGTCTTCAATTACCCTTGCTCTCAGTGGTTTTTTCCTGCAAGCATTTATTCCACGAAGTGTGCCTTTTATCTACTCCGGCCTCGCTATGATTATGCTGGGAGCACCACGGATTATCATTAGAACTGTCTATTATCACTACTATCGTCGCCAGAAGCCTAATGTGTTCATATATGGAGCGGGTAGCACTGGCCGTGATCTCGCTTATGCACTGATCCAGGGCGACGAATACCACCCAGTCGTATTCCTCGATGACGATCCAAAAAAAAGTGGACAGATAATCACCGGAGTTAGAATTCATCATGCAGAGGAATTCGCACGATTAAAATCACTCTATCAACCAGTCAAATTGCTCCTGGCAATAAACAATATTAAAAAGGGTGATAGGTTAAGACTTCTCGACAAACTCTCAACTTGGCCGATAGAGGTACAATCTGTGCCTTCCGTAGAAGACATTGCTGCAGGTAAAGCACTGGCTACGGAAGTTCGTGACCTAGACATTGCTGATTTACTCGGCCGTCAGGCAGTCGAACCTGATTTTGAACTTCTTGGAAAAAACATAACTGGGAAAAATATCTTAGTTACCGGGGCTGGTGGCTCCATTGGTTCAGAGCTCTGCCGCCAAATCATATCTCAATCTCCCGCTAAGCTTGTTCTTTTAGAGCTTAACGAGTACAACCTGTACTCGATCCATCAAGAACTGACTTCTCTCGCTCAACGCCAGAGTATTAACCTTGAGATAGTGGCAGCTCTGGGCTCGGTGCAAAAAGAAAACAGAATGACAAAATTGATGGTCAACAACGCCATTGATACGGTCTACCATTCAGCTGCTTATAAGCATGTCCCTCTAGTAGAGGACAATATCATTGAAGGAATTCGCAATAACGTATTTGGTACCCTCCATTGTGCTAATGCGGCGATAGAGGCCGGCGTTAAAAATTTCACCTTGATTTCGACCGATAAAGCCGTTCGCCCTACCAATATCATGGGCGCAAGCAAACGAATGGCCGAGTTAGTTCTCCAAGCTCTTGCCGACAAAGGAACATCGACTTGTTTTACTATGGTTCGTTTCGGGAACGTATTAGGCTCTTCGGGATCTGTTGTGCCTCTATTTAAAAAGCAGATACGCGAGGGAGGTCCGGTCACCGTTACTCATCCGGATATTATCCGATACTTCATGCTTATCCCTGAGGCTGCGCAACTAGTTATTCAGGCTGGTGCCATGGGACACAAAGGTCAAGTTTTCGTGCTTGATATGGGTGAGCCAGTAAAGATCGTCGATTTAGCGAAAAGAATGATAAATCTCATGGGTATGAAGGAGTTCTATGATGGTCAATCCGATGAGGGAGATGTCGAAATTCGCTTCACTGGGTTAAGACCCGGAGAGAAGTTGTTTGAAGAGCTTTTGATTGGTGAGAATGTAGAAGGTACTAGCCACGCTAAAATAATGAGTGCTAGTGAAGACAAGCTATCTTGGGAAGAGATGCATATGTTACTCGAAAAGCTGGACGTTTGTTGTCATAATTTCGATGTGGAATGTATCAAGACTATCCTACTTACTGCACCAACTGGCTATAAACCAACGTCCCTAAAATCCAAGAGTAATTAA
- a CDS encoding UDP-glucose 4-epimerase family protein has translation MNFFVTGGSGFVGRRVVEAGISLGWQCTYQSRSATKNLESQFVSSIDGDTDWSSALTGVDVVVHCAARVHQMTEPQSPEDVLTSYREVNTLGTLNLARQAAQSGVKRFVFISSIKVNGEKTEKGEAFEPTLGETPLDPYGLSKYEAEIGLKKVAAETGMEVVIIRPPLVYGPGVKANFESMMKLMLKGIPLPFGAINNQRSLVYIDNLVSLILTCCEHPNAANRTFLVSDNDDVSTTKLMQQIADSMARPSRLVPIPQSMIEVGAKVLGKSHLSDRLCGNLQLDVTETLNTLSWKPPVSFEEGIQETVSAFLSDK, from the coding sequence GTGAACTTTTTTGTGACTGGTGGCAGTGGCTTTGTAGGAAGACGGGTTGTTGAAGCTGGAATATCCTTGGGGTGGCAGTGCACATACCAGTCGCGCAGCGCAACTAAAAATCTAGAGTCGCAGTTTGTTTCTTCGATTGATGGCGATACAGACTGGTCTTCTGCTTTAACAGGTGTAGATGTGGTTGTTCATTGCGCCGCTCGTGTTCACCAAATGACAGAACCCCAAAGCCCTGAAGATGTTTTGACTTCTTATCGTGAAGTTAACACCTTAGGCACATTAAACCTTGCTCGGCAGGCCGCTCAAAGCGGCGTTAAGCGTTTTGTTTTTATCAGCTCCATTAAAGTCAATGGAGAGAAAACCGAAAAAGGTGAAGCTTTCGAGCCCACACTGGGGGAAACACCACTAGATCCCTACGGCTTGAGTAAATATGAAGCAGAAATTGGTTTGAAAAAAGTGGCTGCTGAAACAGGGATGGAAGTCGTTATCATAAGGCCACCTCTGGTTTATGGCCCTGGCGTTAAAGCCAACTTCGAATCCATGATGAAGCTCATGCTCAAAGGCATTCCGCTCCCATTTGGCGCAATCAATAACCAACGTAGCTTGGTTTATATAGACAACCTCGTCTCACTCATTTTGACTTGTTGCGAGCACCCAAATGCAGCCAACAGAACATTCCTGGTGTCGGATAACGATGATGTCTCGACAACAAAACTCATGCAGCAGATTGCCGATAGTATGGCCAGACCTTCTCGGCTTGTTCCAATACCGCAGAGCATGATTGAAGTAGGCGCTAAAGTGTTGGGGAAATCCCACTTGTCTGATCGCCTCTGTGGCAACCTTCAATTAGACGTTACCGAAACATTAAACACTTTGTCCTGGAAACCTCCTGTTTCGTTTGAGGAAGGTATTCAGGAAACTGTCAGTGCATTTTTGTCGGATAAATGA
- the gmd gene encoding GDP-mannose 4,6-dehydratase: MKTAVITGITGQDAAYLAELLLEKGYKVYGTYRRTSSVNFWRIEELGIERHPNLELVEYDLTDLSSSMRLLQTTQAAEVYNLAAQSFVGVSFDQPLTTAEITGMGPVNLLEAIRIVNPKIRFYQASTSEMFGKVQEIPQRESTPFYPRSPYGVAKLYAHWMVINYRESYDIFATSGILFNHESPLRGQEFVTRKISDSVAKIKLGKLDVLELGNMDAKRDWGYAKDYVEGMWRMLQADKADTYVLATNRTETVRDFVTMAFKAADIELEWAGEAENETAVDKATGKVVVRVNPKYYRPAEVDLLIGNPEKAQTELGWQPKTTLEELCSMMVKEDLRRNEQGFSF, from the coding sequence ATGAAAACGGCTGTTATTACCGGTATTACTGGTCAAGATGCTGCGTATCTAGCTGAACTACTACTAGAAAAAGGATACAAGGTATATGGTACTTACCGCAGAACAAGCTCTGTAAACTTTTGGCGTATAGAAGAGCTGGGTATTGAAAGGCACCCAAATTTGGAATTGGTCGAGTACGATCTAACTGACCTTTCCTCGAGCATGCGCTTATTGCAAACAACGCAAGCGGCTGAAGTATACAATTTGGCAGCTCAGAGTTTCGTTGGTGTGTCATTTGATCAGCCGCTGACTACAGCAGAGATTACTGGCATGGGCCCGGTTAATCTCCTAGAAGCCATCCGTATCGTTAACCCTAAAATTCGTTTCTATCAGGCATCAACCTCTGAGATGTTTGGTAAAGTGCAAGAAATTCCTCAGCGAGAGTCCACACCATTTTATCCGCGTAGCCCTTACGGTGTTGCAAAATTGTACGCTCACTGGATGGTGATTAACTACAGAGAATCCTACGATATCTTTGCAACTAGTGGCATCTTGTTCAATCACGAATCACCTCTGCGTGGTCAAGAATTTGTTACTCGTAAAATTTCAGACTCTGTCGCCAAGATCAAGTTGGGTAAGCTCGACGTACTCGAACTGGGTAACATGGATGCCAAGCGTGATTGGGGCTATGCGAAAGATTACGTAGAAGGCATGTGGCGTATGCTTCAGGCTGATAAAGCGGACACATATGTACTCGCAACTAACCGCACTGAAACGGTTCGTGATTTCGTAACAATGGCGTTTAAAGCTGCTGATATTGAACTCGAATGGGCTGGAGAGGCAGAAAATGAAACCGCTGTTGATAAAGCAACGGGCAAAGTCGTAGTTCGTGTGAACCCTAAATACTACCGCCCAGCAGAAGTTGATCTTCTGATTGGTAATCCGGAGAAGGCCCAGACAGAGCTTGGTTGGCAACCAAAAACTACGCTGGAGGAACTTTGTAGCATGATGGTGAAAGAAGACCTTCGCCGTAATGAACAAGGCTTTTCATTCTAA
- a CDS encoding GDP-mannose 4,6-dehydratase gives MKKEKVLLTGVDGFTGKYVKKALLEKGYEVIGLVHNNPSIDEVRCDITDKEALQRCLKQVKPSAIIHLAALSFVGHSDEKAFYDVNVFGATNILEAVHSLELDLNKIIVASSANIYGNPENVTRIDERVQPSPVNHYAMSKLAMEFMVKNWFEKLPIIITRPFNYTGSGQDNKFLIPKIVSHFKENKKTIELGNIDVSRDFSDVRDIANAYVALLESDANSEIVNLCSGSVYSLKEMISNIGKLAGYEIKIKVNPAFVRNNEIKVLGGDNTKLTKLTGFRPSYSIEQTLKDMLNAN, from the coding sequence ATGAAGAAAGAAAAAGTATTGCTTACTGGCGTGGATGGTTTTACAGGTAAGTATGTTAAAAAGGCACTACTGGAAAAAGGCTATGAGGTAATTGGTCTTGTCCACAATAACCCCAGTATAGATGAGGTTCGATGTGACATTACAGACAAAGAAGCACTTCAGCGTTGTCTAAAGCAGGTTAAGCCAAGTGCCATTATCCACCTAGCAGCGCTTTCTTTTGTTGGTCATAGTGATGAAAAAGCATTCTATGATGTAAATGTGTTCGGTGCTACTAACATTCTTGAAGCCGTGCACTCTTTAGAATTAGACCTAAATAAAATTATTGTTGCTAGCAGTGCAAATATCTACGGTAATCCTGAAAACGTTACCCGAATTGACGAAAGAGTGCAGCCATCGCCTGTTAATCACTACGCGATGAGCAAGCTCGCTATGGAATTTATGGTAAAGAATTGGTTTGAAAAGTTACCAATTATCATTACTCGCCCTTTCAATTACACAGGGTCAGGTCAGGATAATAAATTCCTTATCCCTAAAATTGTCTCGCACTTTAAAGAGAATAAAAAAACGATCGAATTGGGCAACATCGATGTCTCGAGAGATTTCAGTGACGTAAGAGATATCGCAAATGCTTATGTCGCATTGTTAGAGTCTGACGCTAATTCGGAAATTGTAAACTTGTGCTCTGGGAGTGTTTACTCTTTGAAAGAAATGATCAGTAATATTGGAAAGCTTGCTGGGTATGAGATTAAGATTAAAGTTAATCCAGCGTTCGTTCGTAATAACGAGATCAAAGTGCTGGGCGGAGATAATACAAAGCTGACCAAGCTTACTGGCTTTAGACCATCTTACTCCATCGAACAGACACTGAAAGATATGCTCAATGCAAACTAA
- a CDS encoding sugar transferase → MMLRLFDFFFALMGLLFLWPVLLIVTVIGYFDTGSPIFRQTRVGKNQKPFTLIKFRTMAPDTASVATHLASASSVTKLGAFLRKTKLDELPQLINVVKGEMSLVGPRPCLFNQEELIAERDSRGVFDVLPGITGLAQVNEIDMSTPKLLAEWDQKMIQTLTVKLYFTYIIQTATGGGAGDRIKN, encoded by the coding sequence ATGATGTTAAGACTCTTTGACTTTTTCTTTGCCCTAATGGGGCTTCTTTTCCTTTGGCCAGTGCTTCTTATCGTTACAGTGATTGGCTACTTTGATACAGGTTCTCCTATCTTTAGGCAAACGCGCGTAGGCAAAAATCAAAAACCATTTACCCTGATAAAATTCCGGACCATGGCACCGGACACCGCATCAGTAGCGACGCATCTCGCCAGTGCATCGTCAGTTACAAAACTAGGGGCTTTCTTGAGAAAAACCAAGTTAGACGAATTGCCCCAACTTATTAATGTGGTCAAGGGGGAGATGAGCTTAGTTGGTCCTCGCCCTTGTCTTTTTAACCAAGAAGAGCTTATCGCCGAGCGTGATTCAAGAGGGGTCTTTGACGTTTTACCTGGAATTACCGGCTTGGCGCAGGTAAACGAAATTGATATGTCGACACCTAAATTGCTTGCCGAATGGGATCAAAAGATGATTCAAACGCTGACGGTGAAGCTTTACTTTACTTACATTATTCAAACAGCAACTGGTGGCGGTGCAGGCGACAGAATCAAAAACTAG
- a CDS encoding glycosyltransferase family 4 protein, with amino-acid sequence MQTKILINVNSIRAPLTGIGYYTLNIAKALLDKDVDVVAVKNGTFLDKTALLAMIDTFSRPESKLGEQGKLKALIIRLLQKLPGVYKIKKILVEKKAKRVLNKLSKQKYVYFEPSFIPLRYSGQTITTVHDLSFISHPEFHPKSRVEFLTSEMGQTIATSDHIVVDSDFILEEMHSKFPSSVNKSSTLYLGVEPAFRRYSKDDVDSVLEHFKLSHKNFILSVATLEPRKNLARLVEAYSKLPAAVRQDIPLVLAGGQGWKMQELLSSAQELVAANQIVFTGYLADQELKYLYSAARLFAYPSLYEGFGLPIVEAMASGTPVLTSSIGATAEVAGPNAVLVNPYNVDDIYKGLNKAISDTAQSEALACNAFKYVKMYDWNTTADRLLGIVKELA; translated from the coding sequence ATGCAAACTAAAATTCTTATTAATGTGAATTCAATCCGAGCACCGTTAACGGGAATTGGGTACTACACACTCAACATTGCGAAGGCGTTGCTAGATAAAGATGTTGATGTTGTCGCGGTCAAAAATGGCACCTTTTTGGATAAAACTGCACTGCTAGCGATGATCGACACTTTTTCAAGACCGGAAAGTAAGCTGGGAGAGCAGGGAAAGTTAAAAGCGCTTATTATTCGCTTGCTCCAGAAACTTCCTGGGGTTTATAAGATTAAGAAAATACTGGTTGAGAAGAAGGCAAAGCGTGTACTTAATAAGCTCAGCAAGCAAAAATATGTATATTTTGAGCCTAGCTTTATTCCATTACGGTATTCTGGCCAAACAATAACTACCGTTCACGACTTATCATTTATTAGCCACCCTGAGTTCCATCCTAAAAGTCGGGTAGAGTTCTTAACGAGTGAAATGGGTCAAACGATTGCCACTTCTGACCACATAGTGGTCGATTCAGATTTTATTTTAGAAGAAATGCATTCAAAATTTCCCAGCAGCGTGAACAAGTCAAGCACGCTTTATTTAGGCGTCGAACCTGCTTTTAGGCGTTATTCTAAGGACGATGTTGATAGCGTTCTGGAGCATTTCAAACTATCACACAAAAATTTCATTCTAAGTGTAGCAACATTAGAGCCTAGGAAAAATTTAGCTAGATTGGTTGAAGCCTATTCAAAATTACCAGCGGCTGTCCGTCAAGACATTCCATTAGTGTTAGCTGGCGGGCAAGGCTGGAAAATGCAGGAATTGCTTTCATCCGCCCAAGAGCTTGTAGCAGCGAATCAGATAGTGTTTACGGGTTACCTTGCTGACCAGGAACTGAAATACCTATACTCTGCGGCTCGCTTGTTCGCCTACCCTTCGCTTTACGAAGGTTTTGGGTTACCCATTGTCGAAGCTATGGCATCTGGAACCCCCGTTTTAACCTCAAGTATTGGGGCCACTGCTGAAGTTGCTGGTCCAAATGCGGTGTTAGTCAACCCTTATAATGTTGACGACATTTATAAAGGTTTGAATAAAGCGATATCCGATACAGCTCAATCTGAAGCGTTGGCTTGCAACGCTTTCAAGTACGTTAAAATGTATGATTGGAATACAACGGCAGATCGACTTCTGGGCATCGTCAAAGAGCTGGCCTAG
- a CDS encoding glycosyltransferase, whose product MKILHVYRTCYPETKGGLEQAIRYICKGSTDNGYKNTILTLGDEDKEYEFEGTRIIVVKKQWEVSSNGFSLKLINKFRTLSQEHDVIHYQYPWPTGDLLSLFAAKKPTLVSYQSDIVKQKLLKLIYRPLELIFLSKVGRIVASSPQYAASSINLQQFSEKVDVIPLGIDESTYPEVTQEKLEEWRATVGEGFFLFVGVLRYYKGLQYLLEAAKISGLPVVIAGDGPEKGALKQYIQENNLANVKMVGFIDEDDKVALHRLSKAFVFPSHLRSEAFGISLVEAQLFSKPIISCDIGTGSSFVNMHDVTGITVEAANPHALSEAMCLLHKDKDLTDRLGSSARQRFEEYFTSKRYTDNYIKLYQSLV is encoded by the coding sequence ATGAAAATTCTACACGTCTACAGGACTTGCTACCCGGAAACCAAGGGCGGACTTGAGCAAGCGATCCGTTATATTTGTAAAGGCAGTACTGATAACGGATATAAAAATACGATCTTGACCCTCGGAGACGAAGATAAAGAATACGAATTTGAAGGCACTCGGATTATTGTTGTTAAAAAACAATGGGAAGTGTCTTCGAACGGCTTTTCTCTCAAACTTATCAATAAGTTTCGTACCCTATCTCAGGAACATGACGTTATCCACTACCAGTATCCTTGGCCAACAGGCGATCTGTTGAGCTTATTTGCGGCAAAGAAGCCGACATTGGTAAGTTACCAGTCTGATATCGTTAAGCAGAAGCTGCTAAAGCTTATTTATCGCCCGCTTGAGCTTATCTTTCTAAGTAAAGTGGGCCGCATTGTTGCTAGCTCTCCGCAATATGCTGCCAGCAGCATTAACCTGCAACAGTTTTCGGAGAAAGTCGACGTTATTCCACTAGGTATTGATGAGTCAACCTACCCAGAAGTTACACAAGAAAAGTTGGAAGAATGGCGCGCAACTGTTGGTGAGGGCTTCTTTTTGTTTGTTGGCGTATTGCGCTACTACAAAGGTCTTCAGTACTTACTTGAGGCTGCAAAGATTAGCGGCTTGCCTGTTGTGATTGCAGGCGATGGCCCAGAAAAAGGAGCTCTCAAGCAGTATATTCAAGAGAATAACCTAGCCAACGTTAAAATGGTCGGGTTTATTGACGAAGATGATAAGGTGGCTCTTCACCGCCTTTCAAAAGCTTTTGTTTTCCCATCTCATCTTCGCTCAGAGGCTTTCGGCATATCTTTGGTTGAGGCACAACTGTTTTCTAAACCAATAATTAGCTGTGATATCGGAACTGGCTCGTCGTTTGTCAACATGCATGATGTGACGGGAATTACCGTAGAGGCAGCCAATCCACATGCTCTTTCCGAAGCAATGTGTCTTCTTCACAAAGATAAAGACTTAACAGATCGACTAGGCAGTAGCGCAAGGCAGCGCTTCGAAGAATATTTCACTTCGAAGCGGTATACAGACAACTACATAAAACTGTATCAGAGTCTGGTTTAG
- a CDS encoding MBL fold metallo-hydrolase RNA specificity domain-containing protein, which yields MHIIHHGAKTGVTGSCHQLTTEIGKLLIDCGLFQGDETRPLDIEFDVHDIDALILTHAHIDHIGRLPWLLAAGFKSPIYCTLATAKLVPMMLDDALRLQLGLKRKDRQRILKLIESLTVPVHYGVWRSVYHRPDCVADIRFQPAGHILGSAFVEVKLPSKEVIVFSGDLGPNNTPLLPDPTPPERVDVLVIESTYGDGVHESIEHRAQRLKALIDRSLLDGGVILIPAFSVGRTQELLFDIEAILATQLNESERREWSKIPVILDSPMAAKVTERYREFKALWSEEAKTRLEVGRHPLAFEQCITIDSHSDHQALVNRLKQTGEPAIVVAASGMCNGGRILNYLKALLPDARTDVILAGYQARGTLGRKLQRGEQQVEIDNKPIDVSAHIHTMSGYSAHADKNELLQFIEGIPTKPKEIRIVHGDEKAQEALAAEVERRGLAERVVMAKDMA from the coding sequence ATGCACATCATCCACCACGGCGCCAAAACTGGCGTAACAGGCTCTTGCCATCAACTCACCACAGAGATAGGAAAGCTCCTCATTGATTGTGGTTTGTTTCAAGGCGACGAAACGCGGCCACTTGATATCGAGTTTGATGTGCATGATATCGATGCCTTGATCCTTACCCACGCCCATATAGACCATATCGGTCGTCTGCCTTGGCTACTCGCAGCCGGTTTTAAATCCCCTATTTACTGCACTCTGGCCACCGCAAAGCTGGTTCCCATGATGTTGGACGATGCGCTTCGCCTTCAACTGGGGCTTAAGCGAAAGGACAGACAGCGTATTCTTAAACTTATCGAGTCACTCACTGTTCCTGTGCATTACGGAGTTTGGCGAAGTGTTTATCATCGGCCTGATTGTGTGGCAGATATCCGCTTTCAGCCAGCGGGTCATATCCTTGGTTCTGCCTTTGTTGAAGTAAAACTCCCCAGCAAAGAGGTGATTGTCTTTTCGGGAGATCTCGGCCCTAACAACACACCTCTACTCCCAGATCCAACGCCACCTGAAAGAGTAGATGTGCTGGTGATCGAAAGTACCTATGGTGACGGGGTACACGAGTCAATAGAACACAGAGCGCAGAGACTCAAAGCTTTAATTGACCGTTCACTGTTAGACGGTGGCGTAATACTTATTCCTGCATTCAGCGTGGGGAGAACACAAGAACTCCTTTTTGATATTGAAGCCATCCTCGCTACACAATTGAATGAATCGGAAAGACGGGAATGGTCGAAAATCCCGGTGATACTGGATTCCCCAATGGCAGCCAAAGTGACTGAAAGGTATCGTGAATTCAAAGCCCTTTGGAGTGAGGAAGCAAAAACAAGATTAGAAGTTGGCAGACATCCACTCGCATTTGAACAGTGTATAACTATCGATTCGCACAGTGATCATCAAGCTTTGGTAAATAGACTAAAGCAAACGGGAGAGCCCGCGATCGTCGTTGCTGCCAGTGGCATGTGTAATGGCGGTCGTATTTTGAATTACCTAAAAGCACTGCTGCCAGATGCCAGAACCGATGTGATATTAGCTGGCTATCAAGCCAGGGGGACACTTGGGCGCAAACTCCAACGCGGAGAGCAACAGGTTGAAATCGACAATAAACCAATCGATGTTAGTGCCCACATTCACACCATGTCTGGCTACTCCGCCCATGCAGACAAAAATGAGCTGCTGCAGTTTATCGAAGGCATTCCCACCAAACCCAAAGAAATCAGAATTGTTCATGGTGATGAAAAAGCGCAAGAGGCACTGGCGGCGGAGGTTGAGCGGCGAGGTTTGGCGGAGAGGGTGGTGATGGCGAAAGACATGGCCTAG
- a CDS encoding glycosyltransferase family 2 protein, producing MLNIVVPMAGRGSRFAKEGYNLPKPLIDVNGKHMIELVINNLRPQQDHKFIFVCQEQHIEEFKLEDVFASICDDFEVVGINGITEGAAVTVLKAREFFESDEPLMIANSDQWVDMDINDYITDMVDRDLDGTMLTMKADDPKWSYAKVGSDGLVTEVVEKVVVSDEATVGIYNFRSGKEFCQLADEMIRQDIRSNGEFYVAPVYTYLAQKGGKIGVFNIGEEANGMYGLGIPSDLELFLSLDVSIKATNF from the coding sequence GTGCTTAACATTGTCGTGCCGATGGCAGGCCGAGGAAGCCGCTTTGCAAAGGAAGGATACAATCTTCCTAAACCGTTGATTGATGTGAATGGTAAACACATGATCGAGTTGGTCATCAATAACTTAAGACCACAGCAAGATCACAAATTTATATTTGTTTGCCAAGAACAGCATATTGAAGAATTCAAGCTCGAAGACGTGTTTGCTAGCATTTGTGACGATTTTGAAGTTGTTGGTATCAATGGTATCACTGAAGGTGCGGCAGTAACCGTATTAAAAGCGCGGGAGTTTTTTGAAAGCGACGAACCGCTGATGATAGCAAACTCTGATCAGTGGGTAGACATGGATATTAATGACTACATCACTGACATGGTTGACCGCGACCTAGATGGAACTATGTTAACAATGAAAGCAGATGACCCTAAATGGTCTTACGCAAAAGTTGGAAGTGATGGCCTAGTTACAGAGGTAGTGGAAAAGGTCGTCGTTTCCGATGAGGCAACAGTTGGAATATACAATTTTCGCAGTGGTAAGGAATTCTGTCAGCTAGCAGATGAGATGATTCGTCAGGATATCCGCAGTAATGGCGAGTTTTATGTGGCACCCGTCTATACGTACCTTGCCCAAAAAGGTGGTAAGATAGGGGTATTCAATATAGGGGAAGAGGCTAATGGCATGTATGGGTTAGGAATTCCATCTGATCTTGAACTATTCCTGAGCCTGGATGTGTCTATAAAGGCAACAAACTTTTAG